CACCTACGCTCGCCTCATCCCCCGCCTGGTGGCGGAGGAGGACTTCACCAAGGACGAGAAGACCAAGTCGGCGGCGCTCACCGAGGAGGGCATCTCCAAGATCGAGAGGTGGACGGGCCTCAAGAACGTCTACGACCTCGAGCACGCCGCCGACGCCCACCAGATCAACCAGGCGCTGCGCGCCCACGCGCTCTACCTGCGCGACCGCGAGTACATCGTCAAGGACGGCGAGGTGATCATCGTCGACGAGTTCACCGGCCGCACCATGCCGGGACGGCGCTGGTCGGACGGGCTCCACCAGGCCATCGAGGCGAAGGAGGGGGTGAAGGTCCAGCAGGAGAACATCACCCTGGCGACCATCACCTTCCAGAACTTCTTCCGGCTGTACCGCAAGCTGGCGGGGATGACCGGCACGGCGCTCACCGAGGCCGAGGAGTTCCACAAGATCTACTCGCTGGACGTGATCCCCATCCCCACCAACCGGCCGATGATCCGCAAGGACGAGTCCGACCTCATCTACAAGACCGAGGAGGGCAAGTTCAAGGCGGTCGCGGAGGAGATCGCGGAGCGCGCCGAGAAGGGGCAGCCGGTGCTGGTGGGCACCACCTCGATCGAGAAGAGCGAGCGGCTCTCGCACCTGCTGGAGAAGCGCGGCATCGTCCACAACGTGCTCAACGCCAAGCAGCACGAGCGGGAGGCGAGCATCGTCGCCGAGGCGGGCAAGGCGGGGGCGGTGACCATCGCCACCAACATGGCCGGCCGCGGCACCGACATCGTGCTCGGCGAGGGCGTGGCCGACGCCGGCGGGCTCTACATCATCGGCACCGAGCGGCACGAGTCGCGCCGCATCGACAACCAGCTGCGCGGCCGCTCCGGGCGCCAGGGCGACCCTGGCGAGACCCGCTTCTTCCTCTCGTTCGAGGACGACCTGATGCGCGTCTTCGGCGGTGACCGCATGCAGGGCCTGATGGACCGGCTGCGCATCGACGAGGACACGCCCATCGAGTCGCGGATGGTGACCCGCCAGATCGAGGGCGCCCAGTCGCGCGTCGAGGGCCAGAACTTCGACTCCAGGCGCCACGTCGTCGAGTACGACGACGTCATGAACAAGCAGCGCGAGGTCATCTACGGCGAGCGCCGGAAGATCCTCGAGGGCACCGACACCCGCACCAACCTGATGAGCATGATCGACCGGCTGGTCGCCGCCGAGGTGCCCACCTTCTGCGAGGGCCGCAACCGCGACGGCTGGGACCTCGAGGGGATGTGGGAGCGGTTCCGGCAGATCGCCCCGCTGCCGCCGGTGGACGAGGTCGACCTCGACAGCCTCGGCGACGGCGTCGAGGCGATCGCCGAGGCGGTCACCAACGAGCTGGTCGCCGGCTATGAGGAGAAGGAGACCCAGTACGGCGAGGACACGATGCGCTACGTCGAGCAGCGCGTGATGCTCGAGGTGATCGACCAGAAGTGGCGCGCCTACCTCACCCAGATGGATCATCTTCGCGAGGGCGTGGGCCTGGTCGGCTACGGCCAGAAGGACCCGCTGATGGAGTACAAGAGCCAGGCCTTCGAGGCCTTCGGCGAGCTCACCGAGGAGATCCAGCGCGACATCGTGCGCCTCCTCATGCACGTGCAGATCCAGCTCCAGGCGCCTCCCGTGCCGGCGCCGGACCAGCCCACCGACGGTCCCCCCGACGCCGCCGGCAGCGAGGACGCGGACGCGGAGGAGCCGTCACCGGAGGCCGACGCCGGCGACGACGTCCCGCCCGCCGCCCGCCCCGCCGCCGCCCAGGCGAGCGCCGGACTGGCCCGGGCCGCGGCCCGCGCCCGCGCCACCCCGGGGGCCGCCCCGGCCGCGGCCGCCGCAGCCGGCGGCGCCGTGATCGCCGCCCCCACCCCGCGGGTGCGCAACGTCGTGGAGAGCTCGTCGGAGGGCAGCCGGCAGGTCTCGGGGTCGGCGACGCCGGGCAACGGCGGCGGTGCCGACGCCCACGGCAAGGTGGGCCGCAACGACCCCTGCCCGTGCAACAGCGGCCTCAAGTACAAGCGCTGCCACGGACGCTACGAGTAGCCCCACCCTCCCCTCGATCAGCGCGGTCACCGTGGCCACCCACGACATGGCCGCGGCGGTCCGCTTCTACCGCCTGCTCGGCCTCGAGGTCGCCCACGGCGGGGAGGCCGCGGGGTTCACCTCGCTGCGGCTCGCGGACGGACGGTTTCTCAACCTCATCCTCCAACCCCCGGAGCGGCGATGGTCGTGGTGGGGGCGCCTGATCCTCCACGTCGACGACGTCGACGCCGTCCACCGCCGGGTGGTCGCCGCCGGCCTCCATCCCGAGGCGCCGCCGCGCGACGCCGAGTGGGGCGAGCGCTACTTCCACCTGCTGGATCCCGACGGGCACGAGGTGAGCATCGCGCGGCCGCTTCGGTGAGGGATGCGCGGCCGCTCCTCCTCCTCGACGTCGACGGCGTGCTCCTGCCCTTCCCCGACCGGCGCCCCGGCTTCGACGGAGTGGGCCTCGAGGGCGCTCCGCACGGCTTCCACGCCAACCACGGCGTCTGGCTGGGCGAGCTGGCTCAGCGCTACGAGCTGGCCTGGTGCACGATGTGGGGAGAGCGCGCCAACCTCGACATCTGCCCCCGCCTGGGGATGCCGCCGCTGCCGGTGATCGAGCTCTGGGACGAGGAGCACGGCCTCGACCGGTGGAAGCTGCCGGGCGTGGAGCGGTTCGCCGGCGGGCGGCCGCTCGCCTGGGTCGACGACTCCTTCGACGCCTCCACCCGCGCCTGGGCGCGGGCGCGGCCGGCGCCGACCCTGCTGCTGGGAGTGGCCCCGCGCACCGGCCTGAGCCGGCGCCACGTCCGCCGGCTGGCGGCCTTCGCCCGGACGGTGGCGTCGTCGTACGATTGATCGATGAGCGAGCTGACCTCCCGAGCCGAAGACCTGTACCTCAAGGTGACCCAGCTCCGGGAGCATCTTTGACCTCGAGGGCAGGCGGACACGGCTCGCCGAGCTCGACACGGAGCTCGCCGACCCCTCGCTCTGGGACGATCCACGCCGCGCCGGGACGCTGAGCCAGGAGGCCTCGCGGCTCCGCGACGAGCTCGGCGGCTGGGAGCGTCTCGACCGCACCGCCCGCGACGCCCGCGACCTCGCCGGCCTGCTCGACACCGAGCCCGACGATGCGGTCGCGGCCGACCTCCGGAGCGAGCTCGACGCGATGGAGAAGGAGCTGTCCACCCGCGAGGTGGCGATGCTCTTCACCGACCCGTACAGCGACCACGCGGCGCTGATCAGCGTGCACGCGGGGGCCGGGGGCGTCGACTCCCAGGACTGGGCGGAGATGCTGGTGCGCATGTACCTCCGCTGGGCCGAGGAGCACAAGTTCGCGGCCGAGTTCATCGAGGAGTCGGTGGGGGAGGAGGCGGGGATCAGGTCGGCGACCATCCGGATCGCGGGCGACCGCACCTTCGGCCGGATGCGCGCCGAGCGCGGCGTCCACCGGCTGGTGCGGCTGAGCCCGTTCGACTCGGCGCACCGCCGCCAGACCTCCTTCGCCCTGGTCGAGGTGAGCCCCGAGATCGAGGACGACGTCAGCGTGGAGATCGACCCCGAGGACGTCCGCGTCGACGTCTTCCGGAGCAGCGGCGCCGGCGGCCAGCACGTCAACAAGACGTCGTCGGCGGTGCGGCTCACCCACCTCCCCACCAACACCGTGGTCACCTGCCAGAACGAGCGCTCTCAGCAGCAGAACCGCGACGTCGCCTGGCGGATCCTCCGCTCCCGGCTGCTCACCCTTCAGCAGGCGGCCCACGCCGAGCACCTCGCCGAGCTCAAGGGCGACTCGCTGCCCGCGGAGTGGGGCAGCCAGATCCGGTCCTACGTGCTGCAGCCCTACACGATGGTCAAGGACCACCGCACCGGGGTCGAGGTGGGCAACGCCCAGGCGGTGCTCGACGGCGCGATCGACCCGTTCATCGAGGGGTACCTGCGCTGGTCGGCGAAGGAGCAGAACGGGGGCTCGCCGAACGGCGCCTGAGACCGGGCCCTCCGCGGCCCCGGTACCCCGGCTATACTCCGTCCGATTCCCGTCCCGGGCCCAAATCCGCTCGACGCCACCGTGCGAGCCCGCCGGGAACCTCGGGTGGGTGGCCGGCCGGCCACTCGGGGGGAGCCCTGCCGGAGCCGAATCGGAGCGTACCCAGTGCACGCACCGACGACGGTGTCGCCGTCCCGCGACGACGGGGACCGGTCCCGTGACCCGGTCCCCTGGGGGGCCATCCGGCAGCCGGAGAACCTGGACGCCAGCGTTCCCGGGGTCGCCCGTGGCCATGTCGCGCTCGCCGCCGACCCCGCCCTGCGCCCGATCATCAGCTTCCACGGGGTCAACAAGACCTACCCCAACGGGACCGTGGCGCTGCGTGACATCAACCTCGGCATCAACGAGCGCGACTTCGTCTTCCTGGTGGGGGCGAGCGGTGCCGGCAAGTCGACGCTGGTACGGCTGCTCATCCGCGAGGAGGCGGCGAGCAGCGGGCGCATCTTCGTCAACGGCACCGAGCTCACCAACCTGCCCAGGCGCCGCCTGCCCCGGCTCCGCCGCGGCATCGGCATCGTCTTCCAGGACTACAAGCTCCTGCCCCGGCAGACGGTGGCGCAGAACGTCGCCTTCGCCCTCCAGGTCACCCACCCCGGCCAGCGCCACCTCAAGGCGAAGGTCGAGGAGGCGCTCTGGATCGTCGGCCTCGAGGACAAGATCAGCAAGTTCCCCGAGGAGCTCAGCGGCGGCGAGCAGCAGCGCGTGGCCATCGCCCGCGCCCTCGTCCACAAGCCGCGCATCTTCCTCGCCGACGAGCCCACCGGGAACCTCGACCCCGACACCTCCTGGGGCATCGTGCAGCTGCTGTTGCAGATCAACCACCGCGGCACCACCGTGGTGATGGCCACCCACAACCGCGAGGTCGTCGACCTGGTGCGCCGCCGGGTCATCGCCATCGAGGGCGGACGGGTGGTGCGCGACGAGCAGGAGGGTCAGTACCTCAAGGACGGCGAGGCGACGATCGGATGATCGGCCTGGTCAACAGCCTGCGCTTCGCCCTGGTCAGCGCCGGCCAGAACTTCTATCGCAACCTGGCGGTGTCGCTGGCGGCGGTGTTCACCATGGCGCTGATCCTGCTCATGGTCGGGATCACCCAGCTCGGCACCCACATGCTCGACCAGGTGCTCACCACCGAGCAGGCGCGGGCGAGCAACATCAAGGTCTACCTCGAGGACGGGGTGTCGCTGGCGTCGATCGAGAACCTGCGCCGCCACCTCGCCGCCGACCCCCGGGTGGCCGGCGTCCACTTCGAGAGCAAGGACGACGCCGCCCGGGAGGCGGCCTCGCAGAAGGAGCTCGGCGACTCGCTCAAGGTGCTCGGCAGCAACCCGCTGCCGGCCTCGCTGAACCTCGACCTCCACCGCCTCGGCGACCTGCCCGCCATCGACCGGATGGTTCGGCTCAACGCGGTCGTGGCCCACGACACCCACCCCACCGACTACAACCCCGACGTCATCCACAAGCTGCAGGGCCTGATCGTGGCGCTGCAGCTGATCGCCCTGGTGATCGGCATCGTGCTCGCGGTGATCAGCGTCGTGATCATCATGAACACCATCCGCACCGCGGTGTACGTCCGCCGACGAGAGATCGAGATCATGAAGCTGGTGGGCGCCACCGACTGGTTCGTGCGCGTGCCCTTCATCCTCGAGGGGGTCTTCGGCGGGGTGCTCGCCGCCCTGGTCGCCGGGGCGGTGATCAGCGCCCTGTACAAGCCGGCGGTGACCAACCTGCGCTCCACCCTGTTCATCTTCCCGCTGACGTACGACGGCCCCTACCTGGGGGTCCTCATCGTCCTGCTGCTCGCCGCCGGCGTCGGTCTCGGCGCCTTCGGCAGCTACCTGGGGGTCCGCCGCTTCCTCACCGCCTGAGCAAACGTCCCCGCCCACGTCCCACCACACCACGGCTCTTCCGCCAGGAGAGATCCCCGCCATGCCCCAGCCGACTCCGCGGCGACGCGGCCTCCGCGCCGCCACCGTCTGCCTGCTCGTCGCCGTGCCCTCCCTGCTGCTGGGCGCAACCCCGAGCCACGCCGACCAGATCAGCGACAAGCAGCACCAGCGCGACCAGGTCGGAGGCCTCATCGGCAGGCTCCAGGGGAACATCGCCGTCCTCCGCACCCGGGAGGGGCAGCTGCGCGCGGTCATCGCCCGGCTCGACGGCCAGATCGCCACCCAGCAGCAGGCGGTGGCCACCGCCCAGGCCACCCTGACACGGCTCGCCGCCGACCTGGTCGCCGCCCAGCAGAAGCTCCAGGACGCCCGCGACCGGCTCGCCGCCGATCGCGAGATCCTCGCCCGCGAGGTGGTGGCGATCTACAAGATGGGCACCAACACCGCGATCAACAACCTGCTGAGCAGCGAGAACTTCGCCCAGTTCTGGCAGCGCTACATCAACGTGCGGCGGGTGGCCGGCGGCCAGCACGACGTGGTCGCGAAGGTGCACCGGGAGGCCGACGCGGTCGACGCGCTGGTGACCCGGATCAGCACCGACAAGGCCACCCAGACCCAGGTCACCAACGACCTCAGCAGCCAGGAGCGGCAGCTGGAGGCGGGCCGGTCGCAGCGGACCGCGGAGCAGGCGGCGCTCGCCGTCGTCGAGGCCGACGACCAGCGGCAGCTCGCCCTCGCCGAGCAGAGCGCCCGCGAGCTCGAGGCCCAGATCAGCGCCCTCAAGCGGGCCCAGGAGGAGGCCAAGCGCCGCGCCGGCGGCAGCGGGCGCTTCCTCTGGCCGCTCACCGGCGAGATCACCCAGGGCTTCGGCTGCACCCCCTACCCGTTCGAGCCGTACGACCCCAGCTGCCCGGGACGCCACTTCCACAGCGGCCTCGACATCGCCACCGTCTACGGCACCCCGGTGGCCGCCACCGACAGCGGCGTCGCCTACGACTTCCCCAGCTCGTACGGCTACGGGAACCACGTGATCCTCGTCCACGGCAACGGCTGGGTCTCGATCTACGGGCATCTCAGCCGCTTCGCGGTCGGCAACGGCGACGCCGTCCACGCCGGCCAGGTGATCGGCTACGAGGGCAGCAGCGGCAACTCCACCGGCCCCCACCTTCACTTTGAAATCCGCTTCAACGACGTCCCCCGCAATCCCCTACAGTACCTGCCGTGATCCCGACGCCCCCACCGGGAGGCGCACCGACCGGTTCTGCGGGCTCGGGCCCGAGCCTGCCCCAGCCGCCGATGAGCTGGGGACCGGTGTCGCCGTCCTCACAACGCGGTGCCCCGCCACCCCCGCCACAGCGCCGGCTGCCCGCCGTGCTGATGGTGCTGAGCGTGCTGGTCGGCTGCTATCTGACCGGGCTGGCGGTGAACAACCTCTCCGGCACCCGCGCCGCCGGGGTGCTCGACGTGGTCTTCCCCCACGTCGGCCACAACCGCGTCAACACCGCCAGCATCAACAGCGCCTGGGACGTCATCCAGCAGCAGTACGTCATCCGCGACGTCGGCGCCACGGTGGGCACCCAGGGCGCCGAGAGCGGGCTGATCGAGGGGCTGCGCGCCAGGTACAACGACCGCTTCTCGGCCTTCTACACCGCCGACCAGTACGCCACCCTGAAGCGCGACCTGAGCGGCCGCCGCAACGGCAGCATCGGCATCACCCTGGAGGCGCGGTGTGACGGCGCCACCCTCTGCCCTCCCGGCGCCACCCCGACGGTGGTGGCCATCGAGGACGTGCTCAGGAACCAGCCGGCCGACCGCGCCGGACTGCGCAACGGCGACATCATCGTGGCGGTGGCGGGCACCCCGATCGCCGGCCTCGGCGCGGACGCCACCACCCGGCTGGCGAAGGTCGGTCCGCTGATCCGCGGCCCCGCCGGCACCCCGGTCACCATGGTGGTCCAGCGCGGCACCCAGCAGATCACCGTCACCGTGACCCGCGCCGACCTGCAGATCGCCTCCGCCTACGCCCAGAAGCTGGGGACGGTGCTCTACCTGCAGATCACCGCCTTCGACGAGAACACCGGGGAGATGCTCCGCACCCTGCTCCAGGGCGGCCTCAAGGGCGGGGTCAGCGGCATCGTGCTCGACCTGCGGCACAATCCCGGTGGGCTGGTGACCGAGGCCCAGTCCAGCGCCAGCGAGTTCCTCACCCCGAAGCCCGGGGTGGAGGAGGACGTGCTGGTCCGCCGCGGCCGCCTCGCCCCCGACGGCAACCCCACGAGCGCCGAGAACGTGCAGCGTGACCGGATCGAGTCCGGCGGACTGGCGCCCACCCAGCCGCTCGCCGTGCTGATCGACGGCAGCAGCGCCAGTGCGGCGGAGATCGTCGCCGCCGCCCTCCACGACTACCACCGGGGCACCCTGGTCGGCCAGAAGTCGTTCGGCAAGGGCTCGGTGCAGCAGGACTTCGGGCTCCCCGACGGCGCCGACCTCCACCTCACCGTCGAGAAGTGGTTCGGACCCGGCGGCGAGACCATCGACGGCACCGGGATCACCCCCGACATCAGCGCCGCCCTCCCCGACGACGACCACCGCTTCCACCTCGAGGCGCAGTCGCCGCCGCCCAGCGCCGACTCCCAGCTCCAGGCGGCGCTGGCCGCGCTGACCGGCACCAAGGCGGCCTGAGGTGGCCGAGCGGTACGACGTCGCGATCATCGGGGGTGGGTCGGGTGGCTACGTGGGCGCGATCCGTGCCAGCCAGCTGGGGCTGCGCACCGTGCTGGTGGAGAGCGACAAGGTGGGCGGCACCTGCCTCCACCGCGGTTGCATCCCCACCAAGGCGCTGCTCCAGACCGCGGCACTGCTCGACTCCGCCCGCTCCTCGGCCCGGCTGGGGGTCCGCATCGCCGACGTCGCGCTCGACTGGCCGGCGGCGGCGCGCAACCGCGACCAGGTGGTCGGCCGGCTGCACCAGGGGGTGCAGGGGCTGCTGCGCAAGAACAGGGTGACGGTGCTGGCGGGCCGGGGGCGCCTGCTCGGCCCCGGCCGGGTCGGGGTCTCCGCGACCGGCGGGGAGGAGACCGAGGTCGAGGCCGGGGCGGTGATCCTCGCCACCGGCTCGCGGGTGCGCAGCCTGCCCGGGCTCGACCTCGACGGCCGCACCGTGATCAGCAGCGACGACGCCCTGGTGCTCGACCACGTGCCCGCGTCGGTGATCGTGCTCGGCGCCGGCGCGGTCGGGGTCGAGTTCGCATCGATGTTCCGCAGCATGGACGCCCAGGTCACCGTCGTCGAGGTCGCCGACCGGCTGGTGCCGCTCGAGGACGAGGCGATCGGCCCCGAGCTGCAGCGCGCCTTCGAGCGCCGCGGCATCCGCTGCCTGGCCGGCGCCCGCCTCGACCCCGCGTCGGTGCGGCGCGACGGCGGCGGGGTCTCGGTCAACGTGAGCGGCCCCGCCGGCGAGGAGCGCCTCGAGGCCGAGGTGCTGCTGGTGGCGGTGGGCCGCCAGGCGAACCTCGAGGAGCTGGGCATCGAGGGCACCGCCATCGCCGTCGACCGGGGCGTGGTGCGGGTCGGCCCCACCCTGGCCACCGCCGAGCCCGGGGTCTACGCCGTCGGCGACATGGTCGGCGGCTTCCAGCTCGCCCACAAGGCGATGCACGAGGGGGTGATCGCCGCCGAGGCGATCGCCGGCCGCGACCCCCACCCGCTGCAGCCGCGGCTGGTCCCCCGCACCACCTACTGCACCCCGCAGATCGGGTCGCTGGGGCTGGGCGAGGCCGAGGCCCGGGCCGCCGGCCACGACGTCCGCACCGGCGTCTTCCCCTTCCGCGGCAACGGCCGGGCCCTGATCTGGGGCGAGGCGGACGGCTTCTGCAAGGTGGTCGCGGACGCCGCCACCAACGACGTCCTCGGCGTCCACCTCATCGGCCACGAGGTCACCGAGCTGATCGCCGGCCCGGCGCTCGGCGCCCTCCTCGAGGTCACCCCCCTCGAGCTGTCCCGGGCGATCGCCCCCCACCCCACCCTGAGCGAGGTGCTCGGCGAGGCGGCCCTCGCGCTGAGCGGCGAGGCGATCCACCTCTGACGGCGGTGTGACGGCCCCGTGCGATACCGCACGGTGATGTGACCCCGGGGCGGCGGGCGACTGGGTAGGTTGTGAGCGTGTCCAGTCTCTCCGGCGTCCCCCGCCGCAGCATGGCGGCACGGGGGGTGGCGGATTTGGGCGCGGCGGCCCGTACCGTCCCGTCCCGTCTGCTGATGTCGGTGCGCGCTGCCGCCGCCACCTGGTCGCTGGTCGCCGTGATGCTGGCGGTCTGGGGCGTGGAGCGGGCGGTCGAGGGGCAGATGCACGGCGGCCGGCCGATCGGGCTCCTCTCGCTGGGCGCGCTGCCGAACTTCAGCGTCGTGGGCCGGGGTGGCAGCACCGACTGGTGGCGGTACGTCAGCAGCGCCCTGCTCCACCAGAGCCCGCTCCACCTCGCCGGCAACGTCACCGGCGTGCTCGTGGTCGGCACCCTGGTCGAGCGCCTCTACGGCCCCCTGGTGACGGTGGCGACCTTCACCCTCACCGCGGTCGCCGCCGGAGCCCTCTGGGTCGCCGCGGGCGGTGCCGGGCTGATTCCGCTGGGCACCTACACGGTGGGCGCCTCCGGCGGGCTCTGCGGCCTCATCGGCCTGCTGGTGATGTACGGGCGCCGCCCCCACCCGGGGGGCGGCCGCAGCCAGCCCACCGCCGCGCGGATCCGGGCGCTGGCGGCGACCGGCCTGGTGCTCCTCAGCGGCGCGGCGCTCCCCGGGGTGACCAACCTGGCCCACGCCGCGGGGCTCTCCTGCGGCCTGCTGCTCGGTGCCCAGGTGCCACCGTTGCCGGGCCACGGCGGCCGCCGCCTCCGCCCCGTCGAGCGTGCGGTGCTCGTGGTGGTGCTGGCGGTGGCGGTGCTGGCGCTGGTCATCGCCGGCGTCCACCTCGGCGGCCGCCTGCTGGAGCCCCGGTAGGTCTCAGCCGCAGCTGGTCAGGGTCAGGATGTCCGGCGTCTCGGAGAGGGTCACCCCCGAGGCCCGGGCGGCGTGGGCGGCGAGCACCCGCCGCAGCAGCGCGTGATCGGCCCCGGGGGCGGCGGCGAGGGCGACCCGCATGCAGGCGGTCGCCCCGCTGGTCCAGGCCACATCGGCGTCCCCGTGCCAGGCCGCCGCGGCGACCTCGGCGTCGGCGGTGGTGATCGCGCCGGTGGCGGCGGCATGGTCGAGCAGCAGGCGCAGGCCGAGCTCGCCGAGCACCCCACGGTCGAACACCGGACCGGCCGGCGCTGGGGTGGCGAGGTGCACGGCGGGCGCGGTGCCGCCGAGGAAGCGCTGCGGCTCGAGGATCTCGGCGCTGGTGGTCGGCGGGGTGCGGAAGGCGGCGTCGACCCCCGCCTGGCCGCGCACCGCGGCGAGGGCGCGGACGAAGGTCGCGCCGGCGCCGTAGGGGAAGCGGAGGATGGCGGCGAGCGGCGCCGGGGTCTCACCCCGCACCCCGGTGGCCGCGTCCCGCTCGAGCAGGGCGCGGGTCCGCTGGGAGGCGGGGAGCGAGGCGAGGTACTCGTCCTCGATGCGCACCGCGTCGCCCTCGACGAGCGCCGCGAACGCCTGGGCGCGCTCGTCGGTGACGCCGTCGAGCTGGGGGCGGTCGACGCCGAACCACTGGTCCTGGAGGGCGTGGGTCAGCTCGTGGACCAGCACCTCGCGGACGAAGGGGGTGGCGGCGCTGCCGCGCACCAACAGGGTCCGGGAGGCGTGCTCGTAGAGGCCGACCAGGCCCTCCGCCTGGGAGCGGCGGGCGGCGGCGGCGAGGTCGACGCTGCGGGGCACCAGCTGCAGCGCGTGGATGTCGGAGGCGAGGGTGGGATCGATGCCGCCGCCGCCGGCGCGGGCCCGGAAGGCGGCGTCGTCGAGCAGGAGCACCCGCACCGGGGTGGTGAAGCGCAGCCCGCGGTGTGTCTCGACGAAGCGCTCGGCGTCGGGCACGAAGGCCTCGAGGCTGGGCGGGTCGGCGGGCGTGGGCACCGCCGTGGGCGACGCTGCGGCGGTCGCCGGGGCGGGGGCCGCCACCGCCGGGGCGCTCGGGGCGGAGCTGCACCCCGCCGCGGTCAGGGCGGTGGCGACGGCCACCGCCGCGAGGGTTCGAGCGCTACGCGGCAAGATCTCGCAGGATGGCGGCGAGCGACGGGCGGCGCAGCCGGCGGAGCGCGGTGGTCTCGATCTGCCGGGCGCGCTCCCGGGTGACGCCGAGGCGGCGGCCCACCTCCTCGAGGGTGCGCTGGTGGTCGTCGACCAGGCCGA
The genomic region above belongs to Candidatus Dormiibacterota bacterium and contains:
- the lpdA gene encoding dihydrolipoyl dehydrogenase — encoded protein: MAERYDVAIIGGGSGGYVGAIRASQLGLRTVLVESDKVGGTCLHRGCIPTKALLQTAALLDSARSSARLGVRIADVALDWPAAARNRDQVVGRLHQGVQGLLRKNRVTVLAGRGRLLGPGRVGVSATGGEETEVEAGAVILATGSRVRSLPGLDLDGRTVISSDDALVLDHVPASVIVLGAGAVGVEFASMFRSMDAQVTVVEVADRLVPLEDEAIGPELQRAFERRGIRCLAGARLDPASVRRDGGGVSVNVSGPAGEERLEAEVLLVAVGRQANLEELGIEGTAIAVDRGVVRVGPTLATAEPGVYAVGDMVGGFQLAHKAMHEGVIAAEAIAGRDPHPLQPRLVPRTTYCTPQIGSLGLGEAEARAAGHDVRTGVFPFRGNGRALIWGEADGFCKVVADAATNDVLGVHLIGHEVTELIAGPALGALLEVTPLELSRAIAPHPTLSEVLGEAALALSGEAIHL
- a CDS encoding rhomboid family intramembrane serine protease, encoding MSSLSGVPRRSMAARGVADLGAAARTVPSRLLMSVRAAAATWSLVAVMLAVWGVERAVEGQMHGGRPIGLLSLGALPNFSVVGRGGSTDWWRYVSSALLHQSPLHLAGNVTGVLVVGTLVERLYGPLVTVATFTLTAVAAGALWVAAGGAGLIPLGTYTVGASGGLCGLIGLLVMYGRRPHPGGGRSQPTAARIRALAATGLVLLSGAALPGVTNLAHAAGLSCGLLLGAQVPPLPGHGGRRLRPVERAVLVVVLAVAVLALVIAGVHLGGRLLEPR